In Phyllobacterium zundukense, one DNA window encodes the following:
- a CDS encoding ABC transporter substrate-binding protein produces MNFWKSALVSAAIALLTSTASVAAKTHLVLGIVLEPPHLDPTAGAAAAIDEVVYANIFEGLTRIGSKGEVLPALAESWTLSDDGKIYTFKLHKDVKFHDGTTFDAEDVKFSLDRARGDKSTNAQKGLFAAIDTVEVVDPLTIKVSLKQPNGDFLYNLGWGDAVIVATESAGTNKEKPIGTGPFKFDSWAKGSQIVISKNPDYWGTPAALERATFRVIPDPAAATAALMAGDVQAFPVFPSYETIAQFQADPRFKVVIGTTEGETVLGMNNKKPPFDNLKVRQAIAHAIDRKALIDGAMFGLGTPIGSFFPPHHPAYLDLTSETAYDPELSKKLLAEAGHADGFKTTLKLPPPTYARRGGEIIAAQLREIGIEAEIIPLEWAQWLEQVFKGKDYDMTIVSHTEPNDLNIFARDDYYFNYDNPAFKDLIKQIEATSDAEKRTELYQQAQKILATDVPAAFLFQLPKTGIWDAKIEGLWENGPIQANDLTAVKWAE; encoded by the coding sequence ATGAATTTCTGGAAGTCAGCCCTCGTAAGTGCTGCCATCGCGCTACTCACATCCACCGCTTCCGTTGCGGCAAAAACCCATCTGGTGCTTGGCATCGTGCTGGAACCGCCGCATCTCGATCCGACAGCAGGCGCGGCCGCGGCGATCGACGAGGTCGTCTACGCCAATATCTTCGAGGGCCTGACGCGGATCGGATCGAAAGGCGAGGTTCTCCCTGCCCTCGCCGAAAGCTGGACGCTGTCCGACGACGGCAAGATCTATACATTCAAACTGCACAAGGACGTGAAATTCCACGACGGCACGACATTCGATGCCGAAGACGTTAAGTTTTCGCTCGATCGCGCCCGCGGCGACAAATCCACCAATGCGCAAAAGGGTCTGTTTGCCGCCATCGACACTGTCGAGGTTGTGGATCCACTGACAATCAAGGTCTCCTTGAAGCAACCCAACGGCGATTTTCTCTACAATCTGGGCTGGGGTGATGCGGTGATCGTCGCGACGGAAAGCGCCGGGACCAACAAAGAAAAGCCGATCGGAACCGGCCCCTTCAAGTTCGACTCCTGGGCCAAGGGCTCGCAGATCGTCATCTCGAAAAACCCTGACTACTGGGGTACGCCAGCAGCATTGGAAAGGGCCACGTTCCGTGTCATCCCCGATCCGGCGGCGGCCACAGCGGCACTCATGGCCGGCGACGTGCAGGCCTTTCCGGTTTTCCCGAGCTATGAAACGATCGCGCAGTTTCAGGCCGATCCGCGCTTCAAGGTGGTCATAGGCACCACCGAAGGCGAGACTGTGCTCGGCATGAACAATAAGAAGCCACCCTTCGACAATCTGAAGGTGCGCCAAGCCATTGCCCACGCCATCGATCGCAAGGCGCTGATCGACGGCGCGATGTTTGGGCTCGGAACGCCTATCGGCTCATTCTTTCCGCCGCATCATCCAGCCTATCTCGACCTGACGTCGGAAACCGCCTACGACCCGGAACTTTCAAAGAAGCTCCTGGCCGAGGCTGGTCACGCTGATGGCTTCAAGACAACGTTGAAATTGCCGCCACCCACCTATGCGAGGCGCGGCGGCGAGATCATTGCGGCACAGCTCCGGGAAATCGGCATCGAAGCCGAGATCATCCCGCTGGAGTGGGCGCAGTGGCTCGAACAGGTGTTCAAGGGCAAGGATTACGACATGACGATCGTCTCCCATACCGAGCCCAACGATCTCAACATTTTCGCTCGCGATGATTACTACTTCAATTATGACAATCCGGCCTTCAAGGACCTGATCAAGCAGATCGAAGCGACCTCTGACGCGGAAAAGCGTACGGAACTCTACCAGCAGGCGCAGAAGATTCTGGCGACCGATGTTCCCGCAGCCTTCCTGTTTCAGTTGCCAAAAACCGGCATCTGGGATGCGAAGATCGAGGGCCTTTGGGAAAATGGCCCGATTCAAGCCAATGATCTGACAGCGGTGAAATGGGCAGAGTGA
- a CDS encoding acetylornithine deacetylase/succinyl-diaminopimelate desuccinylase family protein, translating into MDEKLSRAIEKRRDDLIALTRELIRFPTINPPGEAYTPCAEYLAQRLQNIGFETQLIRGEGTPGDTDRYPRTNVIARFDGRTHGQTVHFNSHIDVVDTGEGWTVDPFEGVVKDGKVYGRGACDMKGGLAASIIAAEAFLEVYPDFSGAIEISGTVDEESGGFGGVAYLAGKGFFSKPRVDHVIIPEPLNKDRICLGHRGVWWAEIETKGEIAHGSMPFLGDCAVRHMGAVLEAFEKELLPALDRKQTRMPVVPEGARRSTMNINSIHGGQTDDYSGLPSPNVPDSCRLTIDRRFLLEEDIAEVKREVTSILDRLQWERPKFHYNIRDIMEVQPLMTERDAPVVTAVAQGIRAVFGREPDYVISPGTYDQKHIARIGLLHDCIAYGPGILDLAHRPDEYVGIEDMIESAKVMALGLKVLLSGSI; encoded by the coding sequence ATGGACGAAAAGCTCTCCCGTGCCATCGAGAAACGACGTGATGACCTGATCGCGCTGACGCGCGAACTCATCCGTTTTCCCACTATCAACCCGCCGGGCGAGGCCTATACGCCTTGCGCAGAATATCTCGCGCAACGATTGCAGAATATCGGCTTCGAAACCCAGTTGATTCGCGGTGAAGGCACACCCGGCGATACGGACCGCTATCCACGCACTAATGTCATCGCCCGTTTTGACGGCCGTACCCACGGCCAGACCGTGCATTTCAATTCGCATATCGATGTCGTTGACACCGGCGAAGGCTGGACGGTCGATCCGTTTGAAGGTGTCGTCAAGGATGGCAAGGTCTATGGGCGCGGCGCCTGCGACATGAAGGGTGGGCTTGCGGCCTCCATCATCGCGGCGGAAGCATTTCTCGAAGTCTATCCCGATTTTTCCGGTGCCATCGAGATTTCAGGCACGGTGGATGAGGAGTCGGGTGGGTTTGGCGGCGTCGCCTATCTCGCCGGCAAGGGTTTCTTCTCCAAGCCGCGCGTCGATCACGTGATTATTCCCGAACCGCTCAACAAGGACCGCATCTGCCTTGGTCATCGGGGTGTCTGGTGGGCGGAAATCGAGACCAAGGGTGAGATCGCCCATGGCTCCATGCCATTTCTTGGCGACTGCGCGGTCCGCCACATGGGCGCGGTGCTTGAAGCGTTCGAAAAGGAACTCCTTCCGGCGCTCGACAGGAAACAGACGCGCATGCCCGTGGTGCCGGAAGGCGCGCGCCGGTCGACCATGAACATCAATTCAATCCATGGCGGCCAGACCGATGACTATTCTGGCCTGCCCTCGCCCAATGTGCCGGACTCGTGCCGGTTGACCATCGATCGCCGCTTCCTGCTTGAGGAAGACATTGCCGAGGTGAAGCGCGAGGTCACCTCAATCCTCGACCGGCTGCAATGGGAGCGGCCTAAATTTCACTACAACATTCGCGACATCATGGAGGTGCAGCCGCTGATGACCGAGCGCGACGCGCCAGTCGTGACAGCCGTCGCCCAAGGCATTCGCGCCGTCTTCGGCAGGGAGCCGGACTATGTGATTTCGCCTGGCACCTATGACCAGAAGCACATCGCGCGCATAGGGCTGCTGCACGACTGCATTGCATACGGGCCCGGCATTCTCGACCTCGCGCATCGGCCTGATGAATATGTCGGTATCGAAGACATGATCGAGTCGGCCAAGGTCATGGCACTTGGATTAAAGGTACTGCTGTCCGGGTCGATCTAG